One Candidatus Vicinibacter affinis DNA window includes the following coding sequences:
- a CDS encoding response regulator produces the protein MISQHIEILLADDELADCLLFKEALEELPVSAHLTTVYNGEQLMEEITKKGKKLPDVLFLDLNMPRKDGFASLGEIKRSTFLQDLPVIIFSTTAELESVKRVFRDAAHYYICKPVDFLQLKKVIYEALTLITQKSNPLPLKENFMITGDTIIIPDSAGS, from the coding sequence ATGATTTCACAACACATTGAAATACTTCTTGCCGATGACGAGCTAGCTGATTGTCTTCTTTTCAAAGAAGCATTGGAGGAGTTGCCGGTATCCGCGCATCTTACCACCGTGTATAATGGTGAGCAGTTAATGGAAGAAATTACAAAAAAAGGAAAAAAGCTGCCAGATGTTCTGTTTTTAGACCTTAATATGCCTCGAAAAGATGGTTTTGCCTCTTTAGGAGAAATAAAGCGCAGTACCTTTCTGCAGGATCTGCCGGTTATTATATTTTCTACTACCGCTGAGTTGGAATCGGTTAAGAGGGTTTTTAGGGATGCAGCGCACTATTACATCTGCAAGCCAGTTGACTTTTTGCAATTGAAAAAAGTTATATATGAAGCTCTTACTCTTATAACACAGAAAAGTAATCCCTTACCACTCAAAGAAAATTTCATGATTACAGGGGATACCATTATAATTCCTGATTCCGCCGGAAGTTAA
- a CDS encoding tryptophan-rich sensory protein yields the protein MIEIFVLWICIVCILFLFYKIKPMAAYIYIPYLLWGTFVQYLIEAIISSTELDFITENIIT from the coding sequence TTGATTGAAATTTTTGTTTTATGGATATGCATTGTTTGTATTCTTTTTTTGTTCTACAAAATCAAACCCATGGCTGCATATATATATATACCCTATTTATTATGGGGGACTTTTGTACAATACTTAATAGAAGCTATTATTTCCTCAACAGAACTTGATTTTATCACAGAAAATATTATAACTTAG